The following are encoded in a window of Manihot esculenta cultivar AM560-2 chromosome 8, M.esculenta_v8, whole genome shotgun sequence genomic DNA:
- the LOC110621358 gene encoding uncharacterized protein LOC110621358, with protein MEGGMQMALPILGIVAAAAVTFYAVSFSELREKSFNDLEDSEEEEGFRQSLSSRKRRAKRKADKQAKNN; from the exons ATGGAGGGAGGGATGCAAATGGCACTTCCCATACTGGGAATTGTAGCTGCTGCTGCTGTTACTTTCTATGCCGTAAGCTTTTCCGAACTTAGAGAG AAATCTTTCAATGACTTGGAAGactcagaagaagaagaagggttcAGGCAATCTCTCAGCTCTAGGAAAAGAAGAGCCAAAAGAAAGGCTGATAAACAAGCCAAGAATAATTGA